A DNA window from Mastomys coucha isolate ucsf_1 unplaced genomic scaffold, UCSF_Mcou_1 pScaffold21, whole genome shotgun sequence contains the following coding sequences:
- the LOC116100759 gene encoding olfactory receptor 52N4 — protein sequence MSVQNNTDLTPASFVLNGIPGLEDMHIWISFPFCSMYAVAMMGNCGLLYLIFFEDSLHRPMYYFLAMLSLTDLVMCSSTIPKALCIFWFHLKEIGFDDCLVQMFFIHTFTGMESGVLMLMALDRYVAICYPLRYSTILTNPIIAKIGFATFLRGVLLIIPFTFLTKRLPYCRGNIISHTYCDHMSVAKLSCGNVKVNAIYGLMVALLIGGFDILCITVSYTMILRAVVSLSSADARQKAFSTCTAHICAIIFSYSPAFFSFFSHRFGGHTIPPSCHIIVANIYLLLPPTMNPVVYGVKTKQIRDCVIRILSGSKDSKAHSI from the coding sequence ATGTCAGTGCAGAATAACACAGATCTGACCCCAGCGTCCTTTGTTCTGAATGGGATCCCAGGTCTGGAAGATATGCACATCTGGATTTCCTTCCCATTCTGTTCCATGTATGCAGTGGCTATGATGGGGAACTGTGGACTCCTCTATCTCATCTTTTTTGAGGATTCCTTACACAGACCCATGTACTACTTTTTAGCAATGCTTTCTCTAACGGACCTTGTCATGTGCTCTAGTACAATCCCCAAAGCCCTCTGCATCTTCTGGTTTCATCTCAAAGAAATTGGATTTGATGACTGTCTTGTACAGATGTTCTTCATCCATACCTTCACGGGGATGGAGTCTGGGGTGCTCATGCTCATGGCTCTGGACCGCTACGTAGCCATCTGCTACCCTCTGCGTTACTCCACCATTCTCACCAATCCTATCATTGCCAAGATTGGGTTTGCCACCTTCCTAAGGGGGGTGCTGCTAATTATTCCATTCACATTTCTTACCAAGCGCCTACCCTACTGTCGAGGCAATATAATAAGCCATACCTACTGTGACCACATGTCTGTAGCCAAGTTGTCCTGTGGCAATGTCAAGGTGAATGCCATTTATGGTTTGATGGTTGCTCTCTTGATTGGAGGCTTTGACATCCTGTGCATCACAGTCTCCTACACCATGATCCTGAGGGCAGTGGTCAGCTTATCCTCAGCAGATGCCAGACAGAAAGCCTTCAGCACCTGCACAGCCCATATCTGTGCCATTATTTTCTCCTATAGCCcagccttcttttccttcttttcccaccGCTTTGGGGGGCACACCATCCCTCCATCTTGCCACATCATTGTGGCTAATATTtatctgcttttgcctcccactATGAATCCTGTTGTCTATGGAGTGAAAACCAAGCAGATACGAGACTGTGTCATAAGGATTCTTTCGGGGTCTAAGGATTCCAAAGCTCACAGTATATAA